TTACGTTGGTAGTAGATTGCGTATTCTTTATAAAGAGAGTCTAAATATAAGTTCCTTGTTTTCACTAGGAACATGTTTTGGTTGTTAAAAAAATAATGAAAAGACGATTGTAACAAGTCGCCAATCCGTTCAAACTCAACCGCTTTATTTTCAAAATAAAAAAATGCGCTCTGGATATCTTCTTCACCCAAATCAACACCGAGTATGGGATCATAAAATTCCAAATAGATTTTTAAATTACGAAGTGCATCTGTAGTATTGCCAGTTGACTTTTGATTATAATACTTCAATAAATTTGCACGTAACAAAATGGGAGTTTTATATTCCGCAATAAACGTTGGAGTTTCGAAAACTGAAGGTTTTCCAGGAGGTTCCAAATCGATGTTAATCGGGATAGGGATTATTGAATCGAGGATTTCATTGGATTCGTTAAATTTGCGTAGGTCTGATAGCGCCTTTGCTTTCAGGTACTTCAAAGTGATTGTAAACTGTGGAACCTGCTTAGCAGCCGAATCTGACAAGATAACGTTTAAGTGCGAAACAAGAGTTTCGCTATTCCGGTTTTCTGAGACTTTTTGAATTACATCTTCCAAAAGGTAGCGAAGATCTCTTTTGTGATCATTTGAAAATGTAACAGACGGATTAGACAAATATCTACTTTTTTCCTTTTCCCATCCTTCAATCATTTCCTGGTATAATGATGATAGTTTCAAAGAATCCGACTTAAATTCATAGCCACCTAATCTTCGTTTAATTTCATCAATCTGGTGGTAGTCCGGAAACCTTTGGTAAATTAGCCTTAATGACTCAAAAGCAAGTGTATCTTTTTTTTCTTTTTCTAACTCATCCACATAGAGATGATACAACATTGCTTCTGCATCTTTTGTCCATTTGGTCGGTGGGACCGATTGTATTTCATATATAAAATTAAACTTTTTATCCGATCGTTTTGATTCTTCCCACTGCGCCAATAGCAGTGCAAAATAATTTTTATTACCTTCTGCTCTCAGTCGATTTCGATAGGATTCTAAAAATGTCCTTGCTTCCTCTCGTTTTCCAACTCGCAGAAGCGACGAATACTTCAAAACAGAAACTCTTGCAGAGTAAATCGGAAACAAAGGATCCTCCGAATAAAACAACTCTACTGAATCTAAAGCCAAAAAGTATGCCTCTAAACTTTGTCCACTAGTAAAGGTTTTTGCATATTGATACTGCTCTCGGATGTTTGGTTGTTTGGGGATAGCTCCGTTTTCGGGAATAAAATAGATATTAATTGCATTGAAATACGAGGCAGAAAAAAGTATTGAACCCCCGTTAAAGTGAGAGTAACGAACATCGAAATTAGACGTTTCACCAGAGGATAAAATCCTCTCCTCACCAGACTCCATATTCATCATAACAAGTATGCTATGATCCCTTTCATCTAATTTTCCATTTTGGTTTGTGTCTTTTCGGATCGAAGCATAATACAAATTCTTCGATTTTGAATCAACCGTAGGAGAATAATCAAGATAGGTATTTGTTGTTATCCTTTGAATTACGGAACTAGTGAGATTAATACTATAAATTTCTCCCTTGGGCTCTTCAAAGTAAGAAATAAAATATACTGTCTTCCCGTCTGAAGAAACATACGGTGACGTAGCACCCTTAGAAGTAATCTGAACCACTTGATTTGGATTTTCCAATTTCAATGCACAAAGATTTGGCAAACCCGGTGTAAACCTATCAGAAATAAAATAAATTGTTTCGCCGTCTGCAGACCAAACTGGATCAGTATCAATAATTCCTTTTGTATATTCACCTTTTTTATCTGGTTTGTTTGTCAAATTGATAAACTCATCATCAATAAAACGATTCCCTTTGAGTAACTCGCGAGTCCATTCCTCGATATCCATTGGCAAAAGAATCAAATCACCTTCTGAATCAAATTCTTCAGATACAAAAACCAAATATTTTCCATTAGGAGAAATGGAAGGTTTTGTTTCTGAAAATGGATGATTGGTTACCGGTACTACAACCGAACTTTTTAAATCACGAAACCAAATATCAAAATTTCCTTTTTGGTCAGTAGCATAAAATAAATACCTCCCATCTTTAGTCGTCGAGTTATAGATATTATTTCCACGTTGAACAGTTAGAGGAAAAGGCTTCGATTGAGTTGGAGAAAAATAATTTTTTGAAATTGCCGAATAGTCAAAATCGACATTCGTCATTTTAACATTTTTCTGAAACAAAACGCACTGGAAGAAAACAAATGGGAAGAGAATGATGAAGGAAAAAGGAAACCGCATGGAAGGTTTCATTGTAACTTCTCCCATCTGCCAGCGGTCGTTTCAAAATATTCTCCTGCGGATACCGATTTATAATATTCTTCAATTAAAGACTGTTTGTATTTGAGTATTTCTTCGTCTTTTTTACCTTTTTTCTTTTGATTCAAAGCCTCTTTTTCCCAAATTGTCTTTCTTGATTCATTCAAATAAACAATTACATCTTCCACCCGTTTTCGTTTGGCAGGGATTTCATACTGAGCAAAGGTAGGCAATCCAAATGCTAATGGATTTAGTTTAATAAAACCAACCGGAGTTTCTCCAACAATCCCGTGCATTTTGTACTGTTTAACTTCAGGCATTAAATAATTTAAACGAATTCTATGCGCCCTAATTTCAGGATCCTGATCATCTGATGCTGATTTTTCACGATTGGATCTTCCATTTGATGAAGACTGAATGGACGCGATCATCCAACCCTCTTTCTCCAACTCCCTATCTTCACCTACCATTTGTTTTTCGGCTGCTGTCTGCGCATTGGTAATTGTAATCGGCGGAACCTTTAAATCGACGATGGATTTACATCCCATTACTAGGAATAAAAATATAAGACGTTTCATAAATACCTCACTCTTGGTATGTTTGGATTTCGCTTTGCGCACGTTTCAAAAAATTGGCAAGTGGCATTCGTTGTTGTGAAATTTTACCATCTTCTAAGTTAATCAACAAAGACAATAATGATCGGTTAAAATATACATCTGCATAAACTAGACCCTTGGACAAAGAAACGTCTATTTTATTAATCGAGTAGCTATCTGTTATGCGATCAATTAGAAAGTTTTGAGGAGATATAACATTCAAAGCGCTTTTCCCAAAATCACGGCCTATCTGGAAGATCGAAAAGAAAAGATCCAAATTGGCAACAGGTTCACTCAAATCTCGAACGGAAATATTTAGATCCGCTTTTAATTTTCCATCATCAATTTTATCTCTGACTTTTGGAGCCATCAATTGTTTTAAATCAATATCTCTGATGAGAAAGTTTCCACGAAACTCCATAGATTTAGGATCCAAATTTCCTAAATTAAAAATCATATTTTTCCCTAAAACCAATCCATCCAAAGAATAAGATCGTAAGGATTCAATGTTCGCATAATTTTCTTTATACTCGATAAACGCAGTAAGACCCGGTGTGTCTTTTTGTCGTTTTACATACTCAAAAGGTAGGTTAGGAATATTAGGATGAGTTCCAAGGACTTGTCCAATGGTTAAGTTAGGCGGGTTGTTTCGGCCGTAGTTTTTTATAAATATGGATTTATCACCCACTATCAAACTATCTTCGCTTTCCCGCGCTAAATTGTGTTGGATGGGAATTTTTGCAATGACTTCCTCCAAAAGATATGCCTGGCAATGTTCCCCAGGACACTTCTGGTTGTTATACGATATCACGGGAACTTTTGAATGGAATTCACCATTGATATCATAATCACGAATTGATAAGTTTAAACCCAAGTCGCCTTGAAAACTAAGCCCCTTGGCCAAATACTGTTTCGTTGCAGATACCAAACCAAATGTTAGATCCAAATTTCCAAAATAAGGACCTAACGGTGGTTTCGGCTTTCCATTTTTATTCAACTGTCCATTTATTGCTAAGTTGAATATCCCACCAAAGGCATTCATTTTCAGAGTTCTGATTATAATTTCATTTGTCTCTGCACCGGATAACGAAAGATCTGCTGACAATTTTAGATCTTTCATTTCCAAACCAGGTAACTCGGCATTCACCTCTGCATTAATTTTTTTGGAATTGCCCGAAGCAGAATAACGAGCATTCAATTTTAATATTGGATGGTTCCCAAGAAGATTCTGGATTGGAGAAATTTTTTCTTTTAATACTAGAGGAAGCACAAGCAAAAGATTTGGAGTGTAAATATTTAAACCTAACGGTCGTACGTTTGCAACGAGGTTTGACCCTGGTTGAACATTCCCTTTTAAATCTAACTCTAATGCTTTATTTCCCGTAATTGTCTTTTGATCTAATTTCAGATCGGAAATTTTGACTTCTGAAAGTCCGAAGGGACGATCAAATAATAAAACAGCATTTAGATCCAACCCAAGCAAAGAGGAAGGTGACCTGGAACGATCCAATTGGTATCTGAACCCATCAATTTTTGCTTTTGTTTGCAGAGACAATGTTGCAAATGATTCACCCAATACCCCGAGATCCATCTGTAACTTTCCACCAAGTCCAGGAACATAATCACCTAATTGAAGCTTATCGACATTTAAATGAATATCCAAACCCTTGGATTCTAGATACTCACCTGATAAAGACAATGAAGCCCCATTATAATCAATATGTGAAGGCGAAATCGTTAGAGATTTTATATAAGGAAATGGTTTTTCCGCACTTAAAGGTTTAGTATCTGCTAAATTTAAATGAGAAGAGATGTCTAGTAAAGCAGAAGGAAGGGAATGGGCTTTCGATTTTCCCATCTTTAAATACAACTGCGAAGCCTTTAATTTTAAATTAGCATTTGCATTTTTCCAGTCTCCACTTACCCCCGTTCCTTCAAGAGAAAGATCACCTGATAACTTCATTTCAGGAACAATTCCATGAAGTTGATCGATCGACCTTTGAAATGAAGTCAACTGCATATTAGACTTTCCTACAACAATAGCAACCGTGGATGTATCTTTAGAAACATTTTGAATGGAACCGGCTAAACTCAGCCAAGATTGACCTAATACTCGAAGGTCTAGTTGATTGATACCAATTTGATCCAATTGATTATCATAATGGATATCAGATAACAGACGTAAGCCGAGTTGAACAGGTTTATCTCGAACTTCAAGCAGGATATCATCCTTTCCAATGTCCGTGGTAAACAAAAACATCTCTGGTGAAACAGTTCTATCCCATTCGAATCGTAAAGACATAGGAATCGTTTGTTTCCACCTTAGCTCCTTTGAATCCAAATCCAATGGAATTGGTTTGGTTGCGTTAAGAGAAAGAAGGATATGATCGATCTGGTTGACTGCTGAAAAATCAAAAGGGATGGATGTAAACCGGTTAGTCTCCAGTTCCGTTTGTAAGGATAGATCTTGGATGGAAAAAAAATGTAGGGAACCTGTATCACGTTTCAATTGAAACTCGACCGCATCCAAGTTGATATAAGCACTGGCCTGTAAGGGAAGGTAGGTTTTGATTTCCGTTAGTGGTGGTTTTGGCTCTGGAATTGGTTCCGGTATGGGGGGTTCTGACTTTTTTAAAAGGGAAGCAAAGTTCCACCGACCAGAACGTTCTTCGATTTGAAACTTAGCATTTTGGAGACCAATTTCAGAAATTTTGATTTTTCCGAAAACTAGGAGAGGAAGGTTGTAACGAAGACGAATCTGTTTTGCTTCTGCCAAAGGAACCTTTTCAAAAGGAAACCCTGGGTAGAGCCGAAAGTCATTGATCTCAATTCCAAAAAAAAGAGAGAAAGACCCAAAATTTCCCTCCATTCTTCCCATAGTAAAATGAGATACTAGTTTGGGAACCAGTAGGTCTGCGGTAAATGCATTGAATACAGATTTATAAAGTAGAAAAAGGACTAGGAGTCCGCGAAAGGTTTTTGTTTTGGCGACTCCTAAACTTACCTTCAGGATTGGATTCATTAGTAGAATCGCCTCGAGCGATTAATATTCGAAGGAGTCTTCAGCCTCTTCTAGAGTTTTATATATCTCGAAAACGCTAGAAAGTTTTGTGATTTCCATTAGGTTCTCGATATCGGAATTTAAGTTCGCAAATACAAGTCTACCATTCAGGCCATCAATATGTTTATAAATATTGAGAAACGTTCCTAAACCAGCTGAGTTGATGAAGGGAACCTTTTTCAAATCAATAATAAATTTAGGGACTTGGCCTTTTTTGATGTACTGTTCAATCTTTTCAGATAGCTCGAACTCATTTCCGGCTTTGATGGCACCTTCAATTTTAATGATGTGCACGTCGTTTTTACTAGTAACTTTGATTTTCATAACCCTTCGGAAGGTGGTGTTGCCATTAAAATCCTTCGATTTTGCCGAATGTAAAGCAAATTTTTATGCATAGTGCAATAAATCTTTGCCGACTCTACGAAGTTCATGTTTTCCCTGTGACAAATGGTTGCGAACTGCCTTTCTGGAAATACCTAAGAGTTTTGCGATCTCGCGTTCGGAAAAAAAACTTCGATCCGTGGCTCTTGTCCTTCGTAAAATCCAGATTTTCTTTTGTTTGAGATACCATTTCCTCCGATTCGGATCGCTAGCTTCATAAAGTTTTCTGGTATACCGAGTGATCATACCCGAGAGGCGCGATAACAATTGACGTTGGCGAAAACGTTTTTCTTCCCAGTCCCGAAAGAAACCTTCCACATCATGATTGGTTTCACGTAACTTCCATAGAAGGAGTTGGTTTAAATTCTGCTTCATCGGTAAATCAAACTGCAAGGACAAAACCAACGCGGTTAGAGTTGGTAGTTTTTCCAATTCTGCTTTCACTGGATTTATCTCTTCCCAAAGTTTAGTAGGAACCTCCTCGTTTGCTGGTTGGTCATAATTCCACAATTGCAAATACAGTTCACCGGACTCAGAAATCTCTGTTCGGCGAAAACGATTCCGATACTGGTTAAAAGCATAAGTGACAAAAAACCCAAGAACATTGGTTATATGATAATTCAGACTAAGTGCCCACATCTTTGAAAAAACTTCCAAAATAGTTACCACCATCTCACAACTTTCATCATCAGTAATTTTTCTTTTTTTAGCCAAACGATCCACCATCCAGATCGGCAAATGTTCTTTTACAATATTGGGATCATTATTGGAGCGAGCTTCTTCAATGAGAGGTAGAATTTTTTCATCTAGTATTTTTGGTAACATGGATGGAATTTATATTTCATCCAGAAAGGAAAGAAACTCTATTATCAATTACAGTCAGATCCGTTTTTCGATTCTATGAACTTGGTTAGTTCAAGTATGAACTTTTGGATTTATTTTTTGCAATCAGTAAGAGTGATACAGATAGGATGATATGAAATATATTAAAGAAGGCAAATGGAAAAAAGGATAACACTGAAACACCAAGCGATGTAGACATAAAGGCTCCACAACTATTCCAAGGAATCAGTGGGGAGGAAATTGTACCAGAGTCTTCTAAGGAACGAGAGATGTCTTTCTCGGGAATTCCTTTTTCTTCCGCAAGACTTCGAAAAGCCCGCGCTGGAATGACTAACGATAGATATTGGTCTGCCGTTACCAAATTAAGAAGAAACGAAGTCCCCATCGTGGAGAGTAAAATATCCCACCTGTCTTTAGCCCAATTTTTAACATGAATTAAAATTTCGTTTAGGTATCCATATCCCTCTACAACAGCACCAAACCAAACAGCTGCGAGAATAAGAATTTCTGTAGGTAAAATGGCAACTATTCCTCCTCCACTTAAAAAACGATCCAACACATCATTGCCAGAATGGGATTCAAACCCAAAAAACAAGGTCTTTCCAATCGCAAGTTGAAATCCTAATTCACTCACACTAAACCCAATGGCAGAAACAATCCCGAGTAACAAGGACAATCTGATATGTAGTTTAAATACAGAAGATCCAAATACCAAAATAACAGGGATGAATTTCATCCAAGAGATTTGATTAGTAGGACCAGACAAAAGAGCTCCCGATTGCAAAGACAAATCTGTGATTCTGTTAGAATCCCAAACATAAATATTTAAAATGTAAAATCCAAGGATGGCAACCCCGAAGCTAATACACGTTGTCTTTAACATATGTCGAATATGAGTCCATATAGGAACATGTGTTAAACTGGAAGCTAAGTTGGTTGTATCAGAAAGTGGCGAAAGTTTATCTCCAAAGTAACACCCACTGACAATGGCACCTGCAGCCATGGTTTGCGGAAAAGAAATCACTTCTGCAACACCCATAAGGGCCACACCGAGAGTTCCTGCAGTGGTCCAAGAAGAACCAGAAACCATAGCTGCGATGGCGGCGACAAGTGCCAAAGAAGGTAAAAAATAATCCGGCTGCAAAAACAAAATACCTGTTTGGATCATTGCCAAAAGTACTCCCGAATAAGCCCAAGAGGCGATGAGCATTCCTACAAAAAAAAGGATTTCCATCGCTGGTAATACAGAGAGAAAGTTTTTACGAAAGGACGATTTCAGAAATACAAACTTTCTATTCCTTCGTTGTAAAAACGAAAGAAGTCCTGCCACAAACAAAGCCACCGGATGCGGGTATGGAATCACCCAAACAAAACGAAAAAAAAGAATGGATAGGATTAAATAGAAAAGTGGAGAAAGAGAGAAAAAAATAGAGTGTGTTTTTTCTCTCTCCATACTTTAAAGAAATGTAATATTGATATAATAAATCGAAAATCCAAAAAGAAATAAAATACCAAACCAAGAAAGTAAATTCATTCAAGGTTTAGGCCTTTGTTCTTTCGGAATTTCTTTTCCAAATAAAATCAAATGATGAATGAGAGCAAGAACTGGCGCATTTAAAAACGAAACGGTGGTCGCAAAGTCTACCAAACTCTTCATATTAGTTCTAAAAAAAAGCAAAATGAGAATGGATCCCACACCTACAATGACAATCCAGTACCAATAGAGTTTTTCTGTCGGAATTTTTTCTAGTGGTTTGAACAAACGACGACTGGCATTGGAAACAACTCTTGGATAAGCATCAAAACATGTTAAAGTTGTGGAGAACATAGTAAAAAATGCAGCAATGAGAATGATAGGATAAGACCAAGACCCAATGGCAGATGTGTATAACTTAACTAGTTCAGATGCAAAACTCACTGCTTGTGAAGAAAACTCGGCTCCGGTATTGTACATCATATTAGCACCTAACGCCAAGAAACATACGGCAAGCAAAGTAGTTCCAATATAACCAATGTTAAAATCGATCATCGCGTATTTCATCGGTGGAAGTTTGCCATCGGGAGTTTTTTTTGCAAGTGTCCAATCCGATTGCCAAACAGCAGCTTCAATCGGGATGGGCATCCAACCCATAAGGGCTATTAGAAAAGCAACGTCACCCAAGTTGGAAATGGAAAAAGACTTCCCTTCGGTTTCTAATTTAGGAATGGCCGCGTAAAAAGAAAGGATCATAGCAACGATTGTTGAGACGGTTAACAAAACCACGATCCACTTCATCAGTCCGTCGAGGGCTGCAAATTTTCCAATTGCGAGTAAAAGAAAACAAAATACCAAAATAATCGCACAAAGTAACCATGGTTCCATAGTAATTCCCAGGAGATTGGAAAAGAGTCCTGAAGTGACAAGAGTTACTGTGGCCACGATAATACACATCGTTCCAATCGATATGAAGAAAAAAATCCATACAGGCAAACGGCCCAATGCCTCATAGCCATCTAACAATGATTTACCGGTAATGATTGTATACCTGGTTCCAACAACAAAAAATGGATATTTAATCAAATTGGCAAATAACACAACTAAGAGGAGTCCATAACCATAGACAGCTCCTGCGCGAGTCGATTGCACAAGATGAGAAACACCAACGGCGGCACCGGCATACAAAAGTCCAGGACCAAGATAAGCTAAAAAAGGAAATCGTCTCATTTTGGACAAAATGCATTCATTCGAAAGTTTTTGCTACTCTATTCGAAGGATTATCGATTCAAATAACGAAATAGAATTTGATTGAGTGCTAAAATATCGATCGGTTTGGTCAAAAATTGATCCATTCCTACATCAAAACATTTTTTTCGCTCTTCATATAAGGCACCTGCAGTGAGGGCAATAATCGGAACTTGATTGCCCGATGGTTGTTTGCGAATCTCCGTAGCTGCTTCCAATCCATCCATATTGGGCATTTGAACATCCATAAACACCAAATCAGGTTTCGATTCCCGAAAAAAACGAACGCCCTCTAACCCATCGACAGCTTCTTTAATTTTAGCTTTGGGAATATATTTTTGGATCATTCGTTTTAGGAGTTCACGGTTCATTTCATTATCTTCTACGACTAATATCTTGGGAGAGATCTTAGTCAATGTAGATTGACTGAAGTTTAATAACACTTCTTTTTGAATTTCATCTTCGTCTTGTGAGATTTGTTCTGAATGATCGCTTGCAGAGTTACATTCGATCATAAAACGAAACTCCGACCCAACACCCGCCTCGGATTCGACTTCTATTTTTCCTCCCATCAAATCTAACAATGATTTAGTGATTCTAAGCCCAAGTCCAGTACCTCCATACCTACGTGTGGAGTTGGATTCGCCTTGCCAAAACGATTGGAATAAATGCGATTTATGTTTTTCTGCGATTCCAATTCCAGTATCTTTGATAGTAAATTCTAGTTTAGTTTTTTGATGGAAGGACCCTAAAGTCTTTACCTTCAATACAACTCCCCCAACTTCCGTGAATTTTACTGCGTTCCCCAGTAGGTTGATGAGAATTTGACGAAGCCTAGTCGCATCTACCAAAATGATTTCCGGTATTCCGGGTTCCTCTTCAAGTCTGAGTTCGATTCCCTTCTCGTTTGCCTTCCATTTCAATACACCTAACGAATCGTTTATGATCTGTTTTAAATTGGAAGTGACTTCGTTTAATACTAGTTTCCCGGCTTCAATCTTGGAGATATCTAAAACATCATTAATAATACCAAGAAGTCCGTGCGCACTGCTAATGGCGTTTCGTACATATTCCCTTTGGTCAGAATCTAGGTTTGTAGTTAATAACAATTCATTAAAACCAATGACCCCATTCAGTGGAGTTCGAATTTCATGGCTCATATTGGCTACAAATTCTGATTTGGCCTGATTGGCTCTTTCGGCTTCTTTGATAGCATTGAGTAAATGAAACTCAGCATTTTTGCGACCAGTTATATCATTCATGTGGACTACAAAATACGAAGGACTGCCGTTTCTATCCTTGACCAAAGTATTGGATATTTCAACCCATAGAATGCTTTTGTCTTTTGAGAAAAATCGTTTCTCATATATCATATTTTCTTTCGAACCGCTAAGTGCTGACTCCCGGAACGAATCAAATAGTATTTTATCTTCCTCATAAGCGAACTCATTTGTTCGTCTTCCAGTGAGTTCAACTCCACTATACCCCAACATAGATTCTAGTTTTTTGTTAACTCGAATAAACCTTCCATCCAAGTCTAAAATACAAACTCCTACTCCTGCGTTATCAAAACTCATTCGAAAACGCTCTTCACTATCGGTAAGTTCTTCCTTGATTTTATTTTCTTCAGTAATATCGCGATTGATTGCGATGACGCCGATGGTGTTTCCTGATTTATCTTTCAGAAGACTGGCTGCTGATCGAATTTTTAACTTTTTGGATTCTTTATTGTATTGGAATACTTCTCCCTGCCAAATCCCTTTGCTCTGAAGTTCTGATATACGATTGTCTCTTGTTGAATTGTATTGTTCCGTTTTTAAAATGGAAATTGTGGACTCACCGATCACCTCTTCTGCGGTGAACCCATAAATACGTTCCGCCGCTAAATTCCAACTAGTGATTCGGAATTCCAGATCTGTAACGATCACCGCATCATATAAGTATTGTAGAATGAGAGAAGAATAAACTTCACTCGGGATCAAGTTTTGCATTACTTCCTAGAACTAAAA
Above is a window of Leptospira wolbachii serovar Codice str. CDC DNA encoding:
- a CDS encoding DUF1318 domain-containing protein translates to MKRLIFLFLVMGCKSIVDLKVPPITITNAQTAAEKQMVGEDRELEKEGWMIASIQSSSNGRSNREKSASDDQDPEIRAHRIRLNYLMPEVKQYKMHGIVGETPVGFIKLNPLAFGLPTFAQYEIPAKRKRVEDVIVYLNESRKTIWEKEALNQKKKGKKDEEILKYKQSLIEEYYKSVSAGEYFETTAGRWEKLQ
- a CDS encoding PAS domain-containing hybrid sensor histidine kinase/response regulator; translated protein: MQNLIPSEVYSSLILQYLYDAVIVTDLEFRITSWNLAAERIYGFTAEEVIGESTISILKTEQYNSTRDNRISELQSKGIWQGEVFQYNKESKKLKIRSAASLLKDKSGNTIGVIAINRDITEENKIKEELTDSEERFRMSFDNAGVGVCILDLDGRFIRVNKKLESMLGYSGVELTGRRTNEFAYEEDKILFDSFRESALSGSKENMIYEKRFFSKDKSILWVEISNTLVKDRNGSPSYFVVHMNDITGRKNAEFHLLNAIKEAERANQAKSEFVANMSHEIRTPLNGVIGFNELLLTTNLDSDQREYVRNAISSAHGLLGIINDVLDISKIEAGKLVLNEVTSNLKQIINDSLGVLKWKANEKGIELRLEEEPGIPEIILVDATRLRQILINLLGNAVKFTEVGGVVLKVKTLGSFHQKTKLEFTIKDTGIGIAEKHKSHLFQSFWQGESNSTRRYGGTGLGLRITKSLLDLMGGKIEVESEAGVGSEFRFMIECNSASDHSEQISQDEDEIQKEVLLNFSQSTLTKISPKILVVEDNEMNRELLKRMIQKYIPKAKIKEAVDGLEGVRFFRESKPDLVFMDVQMPNMDGLEAATEIRKQPSGNQVPIIALTAGALYEERKKCFDVGMDQFLTKPIDILALNQILFRYLNR
- a CDS encoding Na+/H+ antiporter NhaC family protein codes for the protein MEREKTHSIFFSLSPLFYLILSILFFRFVWVIPYPHPVALFVAGLLSFLQRRNRKFVFLKSSFRKNFLSVLPAMEILFFVGMLIASWAYSGVLLAMIQTGILFLQPDYFLPSLALVAAIAAMVSGSSWTTAGTLGVALMGVAEVISFPQTMAAGAIVSGCYFGDKLSPLSDTTNLASSLTHVPIWTHIRHMLKTTCISFGVAILGFYILNIYVWDSNRITDLSLQSGALLSGPTNQISWMKFIPVILVFGSSVFKLHIRLSLLLGIVSAIGFSVSELGFQLAIGKTLFFGFESHSGNDVLDRFLSGGGIVAILPTEILILAAVWFGAVVEGYGYLNEILIHVKNWAKDRWDILLSTMGTSFLLNLVTADQYLSLVIPARAFRSLAEEKGIPEKDISRSLEDSGTISSPLIPWNSCGAFMSTSLGVSVLSFFPFAFFNIFHIILSVSLLLIAKNKSKSSYLN
- a CDS encoding LIC_11026 family protein, producing MNPILKVSLGVAKTKTFRGLLVLFLLYKSVFNAFTADLLVPKLVSHFTMGRMEGNFGSFSLFFGIEINDFRLYPGFPFEKVPLAEAKQIRLRYNLPLLVFGKIKISEIGLQNAKFQIEERSGRWNFASLLKKSEPPIPEPIPEPKPPLTEIKTYLPLQASAYINLDAVEFQLKRDTGSLHFFSIQDLSLQTELETNRFTSIPFDFSAVNQIDHILLSLNATKPIPLDLDSKELRWKQTIPMSLRFEWDRTVSPEMFLFTTDIGKDDILLEVRDKPVQLGLRLLSDIHYDNQLDQIGINQLDLRVLGQSWLSLAGSIQNVSKDTSTVAIVVGKSNMQLTSFQRSIDQLHGIVPEMKLSGDLSLEGTGVSGDWKNANANLKLKASQLYLKMGKSKAHSLPSALLDISSHLNLADTKPLSAEKPFPYIKSLTISPSHIDYNGASLSLSGEYLESKGLDIHLNVDKLQLGDYVPGLGGKLQMDLGVLGESFATLSLQTKAKIDGFRYQLDRSRSPSSLLGLDLNAVLLFDRPFGLSEVKISDLKLDQKTITGNKALELDLKGNVQPGSNLVANVRPLGLNIYTPNLLLVLPLVLKEKISPIQNLLGNHPILKLNARYSASGNSKKINAEVNAELPGLEMKDLKLSADLSLSGAETNEIIIRTLKMNAFGGIFNLAINGQLNKNGKPKPPLGPYFGNLDLTFGLVSATKQYLAKGLSFQGDLGLNLSIRDYDINGEFHSKVPVISYNNQKCPGEHCQAYLLEEVIAKIPIQHNLARESEDSLIVGDKSIFIKNYGRNNPPNLTIGQVLGTHPNIPNLPFEYVKRQKDTPGLTAFIEYKENYANIESLRSYSLDGLVLGKNMIFNLGNLDPKSMEFRGNFLIRDIDLKQLMAPKVRDKIDDGKLKADLNISVRDLSEPVANLDLFFSIFQIGRDFGKSALNVISPQNFLIDRITDSYSINKIDVSLSKGLVYADVYFNRSLLSLLINLEDGKISQQRMPLANFLKRAQSEIQTYQE
- a CDS encoding DNA-directed RNA polymerase sigma-70 factor, giving the protein MLPKILDEKILPLIEEARSNNDPNIVKEHLPIWMVDRLAKKRKITDDESCEMVVTILEVFSKMWALSLNYHITNVLGFFVTYAFNQYRNRFRRTEISESGELYLQLWNYDQPANEEVPTKLWEEINPVKAELEKLPTLTALVLSLQFDLPMKQNLNQLLLWKLRETNHDVEGFFRDWEEKRFRQRQLLSRLSGMITRYTRKLYEASDPNRRKWYLKQKKIWILRRTRATDRSFFSEREIAKLLGISRKAVRNHLSQGKHELRRVGKDLLHYA
- a CDS encoding NRAMP family divalent metal transporter; protein product: MRRFPFLAYLGPGLLYAGAAVGVSHLVQSTRAGAVYGYGLLLVVLFANLIKYPFFVVGTRYTIITGKSLLDGYEALGRLPVWIFFFISIGTMCIIVATVTLVTSGLFSNLLGITMEPWLLCAIILVFCFLLLAIGKFAALDGLMKWIVVLLTVSTIVAMILSFYAAIPKLETEGKSFSISNLGDVAFLIALMGWMPIPIEAAVWQSDWTLAKKTPDGKLPPMKYAMIDFNIGYIGTTLLAVCFLALGANMMYNTGAEFSSQAVSFASELVKLYTSAIGSWSYPIILIAAFFTMFSTTLTCFDAYPRVVSNASRRLFKPLEKIPTEKLYWYWIVIVGVGSILILLFFRTNMKSLVDFATTVSFLNAPVLALIHHLILFGKEIPKEQRPKP
- a CDS encoding STAS domain-containing protein translates to MKIKVTSKNDVHIIKIEGAIKAGNEFELSEKIEQYIKKGQVPKFIIDLKKVPFINSAGLGTFLNIYKHIDGLNGRLVFANLNSDIENLMEITKLSSVFEIYKTLEEAEDSFEY